The genomic window ATCAAGTACAGAATCTCCATCAGAATCTGCCCAAGGACAACCATTATTCTCTACTGGACCTGCCTCATCTGGACATTGATCTTCATTGTCCATTATTGTATCACCATCAGTATCTACCCATGGGCATCCGTTGTTTTCTACTGGTCCTGCTTCTTCTGGACATTTATCTTCATTATCCATTACAGTATCACCATCAATATCTCCCCAAGGGCAACCGTTGTTTTCAATTGGACCTGCTTTTTTAGGACAACCGTCTTCTTTATTTGGTATACCATCACCATCAGAATCCTTAGGCTGACCATAATAAACAGGCACTTTTAAACCTGCATATATATCTGCACCTTGAATTTCATTTTTTGTGAATGTAGAAATCAATGACCCTGAACCAATATATAATGGTCCGGCACGTAAACCTGCACCTACTTGCAAGCCACTATACTGATAGCTACTTACCGGCAAATAGAAACTAAACCACTTACTTTCAAAACGAGGGGTCAATGAAAATACATTTGCTGTTCTTAGATTATTTTCACCCGCAGAACGCATTGACAAATCGGTATTAAAGTTTAAATAAAAATTATTCTTAATATTCCAATCTGCGTTAAAATGAAGTGCAGTTGGTAAACCCGCTTTCATATCTTCTGTTGCCTGAGTAAACGTATACAAGTTCTGTAAATCATCAGAATCTTCAATATTATCATAATCATCTTGGGTAATAGTATTGTTGATATTGTAAGTATCCATTAAACTACCCTTATAATTAACCGACCCAACATCTGTAAGTGACAAGCCAAATTTAAGCTTGTACTTGTTTTTGTCTTTCATTACGGTTTTCTCACCATCAGCACCCGTAACCTCATAATCTTTATAGTCCGGTCTCCACTCATAAACGAAACCTAAATCTAATCCGAATCCGTTTGCATCTGGCACTTCATAGTCATAGTTGTCATCATCATAATCATCTGCACGACCATAGATTAAATCGCCCGTAGATTCCAATGTTCCAATAGTAGAGCTATTTGGCAATGTTGCCCCATCTGCATCATAATCTATAGTTACATTTCTACCGGCAACATACGCGTTACCAAATCCTTTTAAATATTTTAACGAAAGACCACCTTTTAAAAAGTGCTCTTCTTTGTTCATTAATTCTTGAGCGTAAGTAATACCTACTTCTGCCCAACCGTGACCAGCTGCAAAGAAATCTCCTTCATCTACCAAGAAGTCTTGACTTTCATCAATACTATCATCTAGGTCATCAATACTTTCGCCGTTAAATTCATTACCGGTAACAAAACTTCTTGCCCTTGTAAAAACGGCTATAGATGATGTTCTACCTACGTTAAACATAAATGACGGACCTAACACATCTACATTACCCGAAAAATTGTTATTGTCTGAAAGCGATAATATAGCGTCATCATCATACTCAAAATCACTCGATATTAAATCTGAATATCCTACGCCAACATAGTCATTGGCAAGAAAACCACTTACACCAACTAAATTGATGTCTGTTTTAAAACGGGAATCTGCAATATTCGCGGGGTTGGAAATGACTCCGTTTACCCCACTATAATTATCGGTTAAATAGCCAATATAGGATTGTGCTTTTACTGATAGTGAAGCAACGAACATAATGGCAAATAATACTACTTTCTTCATACTCTAGGTTTGGTTAAATTGGTTCTATACATGCCTAACGACACACAATTAAGGATATTGCAAAAACGTACTATTTTTCTTACTAACTAAAAATTAGACATAAAAAAAACATCCGCATAATACGGATGTTTTATTTTTATAACGTTAAGCTAATCTTAAGCGTTTACTATCTTCTCTTGGTGATTGATAGACTCTTGGTGAATTGCTTTGAACATTCGAAGAACAAACTCTTCACTTAGTCCTTTACTTTCCCCTTCTAAAATCATTGCACCTAGAATTTGATTCCATCTGTTAGACTGAAGAACCGCAACGTTTTTTTGCTTTTTAAGTGCTCCAATACCGTCAGATACTTTCATTCTTTTACCTAATGTCTCTATTATTTGATTGTCAATAACATCAATCTGAGCTCTTAGGTTACTTAATTGAGAATTGTACTCTGCTTCTGGATCACTTTCTTTTCTAATTTTAAGATCTCTCATGATCTGTACTAATTTATCTGGGGTAACTTGTTGTGCAGCATCACTCCATGCGTTATCTGGATCATGGTGAGTTTCAATCATCAATCCGTCAAAATTCAAATCTAAAGCTGTTTGCGATACATCAAAAATCATATCACGCTTACCTGTAATATGCGATGGATCATTGATCAATGGTAAATCTGGAAATTTATTTTTAAAATCAATCGCCATTTGCCACTCTGGTATATTTCTATACTTTGTTTTCTCATACGTTGAGAACCCTCTGTGTATTGCGCCTAATTTCTTTATGCCTGCAGTATGCAATCTTTCGATACCACCTAACCATAAAGCCAAATCTGGATTTACCGGATTCTTCACTAATACAATCTTATCTGTACCTTTTAAGGCATCTGCCAATTCTTGCATGATAAACGGACTAACAGTTGATCTTGCACCGATCCATAATAAATCAATATCATGTTCTAATGCTAACTCAACATGCGCACGGTTTGCAACCTCTGTTGCAGTTTTCATACCTGTTTCAGCCTTTACCTTTTGAAGCCATTTAAGACCTAAAGCGCCTACACCTTCAAAATTTCCTGGGCGAGTACGAGGTTTCCAAATACCTGCTCTGTAATAATTTACATCGGTATCTTTAAGAGAATGTGCTATACCTAACACTTGTTCCTCTGTTTCCGCACTACATGGCCCTGCTATTACTAGTGGATGGTCTAGGTGTAAATCATCCAACCATGTTCTCATTTGTTTTGAATTTTCCATTTTTACTTATTCTATTTCTTGTTTAACGGTATTTCTTTTTAATATTCCTTTAATCTTATTCGTATTGTTCATTTCATTATAAATGCCCTCGTAATCATCTTTCTGTAACATTTCTTTAAATGCCGTAAGATTTTGAATGTACTCTTCTAATGTCTCGACTACATTCTCTTTATTCTGTTTAAAAATTGGTGTCCACATGGCTGGCGAACTTTTTGCCAAACGCACTGTACTTTCAAATCCACTACCCGCCATATCAAAAATATCACGCTCGTTCTTCTCTTTTTCAATCACTGT from Maribacter aquivivus includes these protein-coding regions:
- a CDS encoding DUF5723 family protein, whose protein sequence is MKKVVLFAIMFVASLSVKAQSYIGYLTDNYSGVNGVISNPANIADSRFKTDINLVGVSGFLANDYVGVGYSDLISSDFEYDDDAILSLSDNNNFSGNVDVLGPSFMFNVGRTSSIAVFTRARSFVTGNEFNGESIDDLDDSIDESQDFLVDEGDFFAAGHGWAEVGITYAQELMNKEEHFLKGGLSLKYLKGFGNAYVAGRNVTIDYDADGATLPNSSTIGTLESTGDLIYGRADDYDDDNYDYEVPDANGFGLDLGFVYEWRPDYKDYEVTGADGEKTVMKDKNKYKLKFGLSLTDVGSVNYKGSLMDTYNINNTITQDDYDNIEDSDDLQNLYTFTQATEDMKAGLPTALHFNADWNIKNNFYLNFNTDLSMRSAGENNLRTANVFSLTPRFESKWFSFYLPVSSYQYSGLQVGAGLRAGPLYIGSGSLISTFTKNEIQGADIYAGLKVPVYYGQPKDSDGDGIPNKEDGCPKKAGPIENNGCPWGDIDGDTVMDNEDKCPEEAGPVENNGCPWVDTDGDTIMDNEDQCPDEAGPVENNGCPWADSDGDSVLDKDDECPNEMGTVANKGCPEPVVTAEVQKSLNEYAKTILFTTGKSTLKDESTPVLVDIISILNEYPNANFTIEGHTDSVGSEATNQQLSEKRAKAVLQFLIDGGVSPSRLTSVGYGESKPIATNMYKDGRQKNRRVEINLAQ
- a CDS encoding bifunctional 3-deoxy-7-phosphoheptulonate synthase/chorismate mutase type II; translated protein: MENSKQMRTWLDDLHLDHPLVIAGPCSAETEEQVLGIAHSLKDTDVNYYRAGIWKPRTRPGNFEGVGALGLKWLQKVKAETGMKTATEVANRAHVELALEHDIDLLWIGARSTVSPFIMQELADALKGTDKIVLVKNPVNPDLALWLGGIERLHTAGIKKLGAIHRGFSTYEKTKYRNIPEWQMAIDFKNKFPDLPLINDPSHITGKRDMIFDVSQTALDLNFDGLMIETHHDPDNAWSDAAQQVTPDKLVQIMRDLKIRKESDPEAEYNSQLSNLRAQIDVIDNQIIETLGKRMKVSDGIGALKKQKNVAVLQSNRWNQILGAMILEGESKGLSEEFVLRMFKAIHQESINHQEKIVNA